One Deltaproteobacteria bacterium genomic window carries:
- a CDS encoding ABC transporter substrate-binding protein: protein MKKQCAVVLAVLAGMLLASHVLAADPVKIGMITTLSTKAGYLGEDIRDGFQLAIDQEGGTLGGVPVDLLVEDDGAKPEKGKQIAERFEVKDGVKIMTGIVFSNVAMAVIPKVVRDGVVYLSANAGPSKLAGDMCNPNYFSVSYQNDNLDEVVGQYVTEAGFTNVYLLAPNYPAGKDHLAGFKRYYKGNIAGEVYTKLDQSDYAAEIAGLRAAKPDAVFFFLPGGMGINFLKQYAQAGLQQEIPLFGPAFSFDERILGAVGEAALGVKNGSQWSHDLDNPANKQFVEAFKKAYGRTPTLYASQGYDTARLIASALKKTGGIADLDAFRAALKKADFESVRGNFSFGTNQHPVQDFYIREVIKTENGYTNKTIKKVFSNHVDAYADQCSM from the coding sequence ATGAAGAAACAGTGCGCTGTCGTGTTGGCCGTACTTGCCGGAATGCTTCTGGCGAGCCACGTCCTGGCCGCGGATCCGGTCAAGATCGGGATGATCACCACCCTGTCCACCAAGGCCGGGTATCTGGGCGAGGACATCCGGGACGGGTTCCAGCTGGCCATCGACCAGGAAGGCGGAACCCTGGGCGGGGTGCCGGTGGATCTTCTGGTGGAGGACGACGGGGCCAAGCCCGAAAAGGGCAAGCAGATCGCCGAGCGGTTCGAGGTCAAGGACGGGGTCAAGATCATGACCGGCATCGTCTTTTCCAACGTGGCCATGGCTGTGATCCCCAAGGTCGTCCGGGACGGAGTGGTCTATCTGAGCGCCAATGCGGGGCCGTCCAAGCTGGCCGGAGACATGTGCAATCCGAACTATTTCAGCGTGTCCTACCAGAACGACAATCTGGACGAGGTGGTCGGCCAGTACGTGACCGAGGCCGGTTTCACAAACGTCTATCTTCTGGCTCCCAACTATCCGGCGGGCAAGGACCATCTGGCCGGTTTCAAGCGCTACTACAAGGGCAACATCGCCGGCGAGGTCTACACCAAGCTCGACCAGTCGGACTACGCCGCGGAAATCGCCGGCCTGCGGGCGGCCAAGCCCGACGCGGTCTTCTTCTTCCTGCCCGGAGGCATGGGCATCAATTTCCTCAAGCAATACGCCCAGGCCGGCCTGCAACAGGAGATTCCCCTGTTCGGCCCGGCCTTCTCCTTTGACGAGCGCATCCTGGGGGCCGTGGGCGAGGCGGCTCTGGGAGTCAAGAACGGGTCCCAATGGTCCCACGATCTGGACAATCCGGCCAACAAGCAGTTCGTGGAAGCCTTCAAAAAGGCCTATGGCCGGACCCCGACCCTGTACGCCAGCCAGGGCTACGACACGGCTAGGCTCATCGCCTCGGCCCTGAAGAAGACCGGAGGCATAGCCGATCTGGACGCCTTCCGGGCCGCGCTGAAAAAAGCCGATTTCGAGTCGGTCCGGGGGAATTTTTCCTTTGGCACCAACCAGCATCCGGTGCAGGATTTCTATATCCGAGAAGTGATCAAGACCGAGAACGGATACACCAACAAGACCATCAAGAAGGTCTTCTCCAACCACGTCGACGCCTACGCGGACCAATGCTCCATGTAG